A genomic segment from Psychrobacter arcticus 273-4 encodes:
- the fabF gene encoding beta-ketoacyl-ACP synthase II, with protein sequence MNSTINSPTANTPATAQTKKRHKPPHFERTDDMRVVVTGMGAVTPLGLDVESSWAKLLKGESGITAISHFDASGYRAQIAGVVKDFDAKQYMNAKDARRYDEFIHYAVAASSMALHQAGFIEEVSAADAPVQGVDQERFGVIIGSGIGGIQNIENSRDTLREKGSSKVSPFIIPGSIVNMAAGLVAIKHCLKGPNLATSTACTTATHAIGLAARLIAYGDADVILAGGSEKGSSPLGISGFGAMHALSTRNDEPTRASRPFDKDRDGFVLGDGAGVMILESLAHAKARGATILAELVGFGMSDDASHITAPPEDGSGAARAMRNALNDAGIEPSVVGYVNAHGTSTPAGDVAESIAIETVFSPVKDTILVSSTKSMTGHLLGAAGGVEAIFTVLALQHQQVPPTINLDNIEDNCNLDYVANQSRQVDNLQYAVSNSFGFGGTNGSLIFARWPVNQ encoded by the coding sequence ATGAATAGTACTATTAATAGCCCTACTGCCAATACTCCTGCCACCGCTCAGACAAAAAAACGTCATAAGCCGCCACATTTCGAGCGCACTGATGATATGCGTGTCGTAGTGACTGGCATGGGTGCCGTTACGCCATTGGGATTAGATGTCGAAAGCTCATGGGCGAAGCTCCTTAAAGGTGAAAGCGGTATCACAGCTATCAGTCATTTTGATGCGTCTGGTTATCGCGCGCAAATCGCAGGCGTGGTCAAAGACTTTGATGCCAAGCAATACATGAACGCCAAAGACGCGCGCCGTTATGATGAGTTTATACATTATGCGGTTGCTGCCTCTTCTATGGCGCTACATCAAGCAGGTTTTATCGAGGAAGTGAGCGCTGCTGACGCTCCGGTACAAGGGGTTGATCAAGAGCGCTTTGGGGTGATTATAGGTTCAGGGATTGGTGGTATTCAAAACATCGAAAACAGCCGTGATACCTTACGTGAAAAAGGCTCAAGCAAAGTCTCCCCCTTTATTATTCCAGGCTCTATTGTTAATATGGCAGCGGGCTTAGTAGCTATTAAACACTGTTTGAAAGGTCCCAATCTTGCAACCTCAACTGCCTGTACCACAGCGACTCATGCGATTGGTCTAGCAGCGCGGTTGATTGCTTATGGTGACGCCGATGTGATACTGGCAGGCGGTAGTGAAAAAGGCTCAAGCCCGCTTGGTATCTCAGGTTTTGGTGCTATGCATGCCCTCTCAACCCGCAATGATGAGCCAACTCGCGCTTCACGCCCGTTTGATAAAGATCGCGATGGTTTTGTACTTGGTGATGGTGCTGGCGTAATGATACTAGAAAGCCTTGCTCATGCAAAAGCACGCGGTGCGACGATATTGGCTGAATTGGTTGGCTTTGGTATGAGTGACGATGCCAGTCATATCACCGCGCCTCCAGAAGATGGTAGCGGTGCGGCACGAGCGATGCGTAATGCCTTAAATGATGCGGGTATTGAGCCGTCAGTCGTGGGCTATGTCAATGCCCATGGCACCAGCACGCCTGCCGGTGATGTCGCGGAATCTATCGCCATTGAAACGGTATTTTCGCCTGTGAAAGACACCATTTTGGTCAGCTCAACCAAATCGATGACCGGTCATCTGCTTGGCGCTGCGGGTGGTGTTGAAGCTATTTTTACTGTACTTGCTCTGCAACATCAGCAAGTACCGCCAACGATTAATTTGGACAATATTGAAGACAACTGTAATTTGGATTATGTCGCCAATCAATCGCGTCAAGTAGATAATTTGCAGTACGCGGTATCCAATAGCTTTGGTTTTGGCGGCACCAACGGCTCACTAATATTTGCACGTTGGCCTGTCAATCAGTAA
- a CDS encoding cell envelope integrity protein TolA, producing the protein MDDTMSSYSFSHQFYQRWTCAPDPIRTSIIQELTDITTLLKAETPFETFVFSTHDLDAHLDDLYENHEAEQAIAKAITDKQAAEQVIAEQQRLEEEQKTQAAEDTKRKEEAKLREAAFKEENELKEAAKKHEADKNAQTETEKNILLAAIKPETVVTDKINTDNSVHAIINDDFDTEKNAVGSKTISEHANAIDDESINNNKTIKNDSSINAINNKASAAISLAVKDAKLSVTHKELIHELEVQIDDYLSDQMMLMSENLKSWLRAEMTQHLSEQDKPASNGNLPKN; encoded by the coding sequence ATGGACGATACCATGTCAAGCTACTCATTTTCTCATCAGTTTTATCAGCGCTGGACGTGTGCGCCAGACCCTATACGCACCTCAATCATCCAAGAGCTCACCGATATCACGACGTTGCTAAAAGCCGAAACGCCATTTGAAACTTTTGTATTTAGCACGCATGACTTAGATGCACACCTTGATGATCTTTATGAGAATCACGAAGCTGAGCAAGCTATCGCCAAGGCAATCACGGATAAACAAGCGGCAGAACAGGTGATTGCTGAACAACAGCGTCTAGAAGAAGAACAAAAAACACAAGCAGCAGAAGATACTAAGCGTAAAGAAGAGGCTAAATTAAGAGAAGCCGCTTTTAAAGAAGAAAATGAGCTAAAAGAAGCAGCAAAAAAACACGAAGCAGATAAGAATGCTCAAACAGAAACTGAAAAAAATATACTGTTGGCGGCTATAAAACCAGAGACAGTTGTTACTGATAAAATAAACACTGACAATAGTGTTCATGCCATTATCAATGACGATTTTGATACTGAGAAAAATGCTGTTGGCAGCAAAACTATTAGCGAACATGCCAATGCTATTGATGACGAAAGCATTAACAACAATAAAACTATTAAGAACGATAGCAGTATCAATGCCATCAACAATAAAGCCAGTGCTGCGATCAGCCTAGCCGTCAAAGATGCCAAACTAAGTGTCACTCATAAAGAGCTGATTCATGAGCTTGAAGTGCAAATTGATGATTATCTGAGTGACCAGATGATGCTAATGTCTGAGAATCTAAAATCTTGGCTGCGTGCTGAGATGACTCAGCATTTAAGCGAGCAAGACAAACCTGCTTCTAACGGTAATCTTCCAAAAAATTAA
- a CDS encoding aminopeptidase P family protein, whose protein sequence is MNKQAIHDRIDHLRQTLAAQDLTAIIVPSADPHLSEYLPEYWQARLWLSGFSGSVGTLVVTADFAGLWTDSRYWVHAAEQLDGTGISLEKLAPGQPNHIDWLAAHLAEGDSVAVDGNVLSIAEQDRLLDAFDANDITLITERDVLTEVWTDRPALPSASLYAHNAQFLAQSATAKLTAVRAGMAETGATHHLLSSLDDIAWLTNLRGSDVDYNPVFLAHMLIDADKATLFIDNNKVSADIAQSLKDSGITLADYEAVQDALGTLTADNLLLLDPSKIAVGTLSKMGDGVGFIEQMAPSTLLKSVKSNADIDHVREAMRQDGAALCEFFAIFEQRLKAGERLSELDIDSMLIDVRSQQPHYVSPSFPTIAGFNENGALPHYRATPEKFSYLDVTEGEGGLLLIDSGAQYQNGTTDITRVVGIGQVSSEHKRDFTTVLKAHIALARAHFPDGIASPLIDAICRAPLWQAQMDYGHGTGHGVGYFLNVHEGPQVIAYSASTPKERAMKEGMISSNEPGLYREGKWGIRIENLVVNMQVVNPTESEFGDFLNFETITYCPIDTRLIEPSLLDQVESDWLNDYHRQVYAELKDRVDGAALEWLTERTQAI, encoded by the coding sequence ATGAATAAACAAGCTATTCACGATCGTATCGACCACTTACGTCAGACGCTGGCGGCGCAAGACCTTACCGCAATTATTGTACCTTCTGCTGATCCGCATCTGTCTGAATATTTACCAGAATATTGGCAGGCAAGACTGTGGTTGTCAGGGTTTAGCGGTTCGGTCGGTACGCTAGTCGTTACCGCTGATTTTGCTGGTCTGTGGACAGACAGCCGCTATTGGGTACATGCAGCAGAACAGTTGGATGGTACGGGTATTAGTTTAGAGAAGCTAGCGCCTGGTCAGCCAAATCATATCGACTGGTTGGCTGCACATTTGGCGGAGGGCGATAGCGTGGCGGTCGATGGCAACGTGCTGTCTATCGCTGAGCAAGATCGCTTGCTCGATGCCTTTGATGCCAATGACATTACTTTAATTACCGAGCGTGATGTATTGACAGAAGTATGGACTGACCGTCCAGCGCTGCCATCAGCCAGTTTATATGCACACAATGCACAGTTTTTAGCGCAGTCAGCGACTGCCAAACTTACCGCTGTCCGTGCTGGTATGGCAGAGACAGGTGCAACGCATCACTTGCTTTCGAGCTTGGATGATATTGCTTGGTTAACCAATCTACGCGGCTCTGATGTCGATTACAACCCTGTGTTTTTGGCGCATATGCTTATCGATGCTGATAAAGCAACATTGTTTATTGATAATAATAAAGTCAGTGCTGATATTGCGCAAAGCTTGAAAGATAGCGGTATTACACTGGCTGATTATGAGGCAGTGCAAGACGCATTGGGAACTCTGACAGCAGATAATTTATTATTACTAGACCCAAGTAAAATCGCTGTTGGGACATTATCCAAAATGGGCGACGGCGTGGGATTTATTGAGCAAATGGCGCCAAGCACTTTACTAAAATCAGTGAAATCCAATGCAGATATTGATCATGTACGTGAAGCCATGCGTCAAGATGGCGCAGCATTGTGTGAGTTTTTTGCGATATTTGAGCAGCGTCTAAAAGCAGGCGAGCGTTTAAGTGAGCTTGATATCGATAGTATGTTGATTGATGTGCGTAGTCAGCAGCCACATTATGTCTCACCAAGTTTCCCGACTATCGCAGGTTTTAATGAAAATGGTGCGCTACCGCATTACCGCGCAACACCAGAAAAATTCAGCTATTTAGATGTGACTGAAGGTGAAGGCGGCTTGTTACTGATTGATTCAGGCGCTCAATATCAAAATGGCACGACAGATATCACTCGTGTGGTCGGTATTGGGCAAGTCAGCAGCGAGCACAAACGCGACTTTACAACGGTACTCAAAGCCCATATTGCGCTAGCGCGTGCGCATTTCCCTGATGGTATTGCTTCACCATTAATCGATGCGATTTGCCGTGCGCCATTATGGCAAGCTCAGATGGATTATGGCCATGGTACGGGTCATGGCGTTGGTTATTTCCTCAACGTTCATGAAGGTCCACAGGTCATTGCTTATAGCGCCAGCACGCCAAAAGAGCGCGCGATGAAGGAGGGTATGATTTCCAGTAACGAGCCCGGTCTATATCGCGAAGGGAAGTGGGGCATCCGTATCGAAAACTTGGTGGTCAATATGCAAGTTGTCAATCCTACTGAGTCAGAGTTTGGCGATTTCTTAAACTTCGAAACCATCACTTATTGCCCAATTGATACGCGTTTGATTGAGCCATCATTATTGGATCAAGTAGAGAGTGATTGGCTGAATGACTACCATCGCCAAGTGTATGCTGAGCTAAAAGACCGTGTCGATGGCGCAGCACTTGAATGGCTGACAGAACGCACACAAGCGATATAG